In one Hymenobacter sp. DG25B genomic region, the following are encoded:
- a CDS encoding aminopeptidase P family protein, whose amino-acid sequence MLPAKLLRLGQLALLSGLLAAPVAATFAQRAAGLDRPADFLDPAFHRQRRELLRQQMPARSVAVLFAAPVRNRANDVNFLYHQDPDFFYLTGYDEPDAVLVLFKEPQTINGQAGVTEALFVQPRDPQAEQWTGRRLGSAGAKDQLKLQYTAENKAFAGAGIRWADFGQVLFTNLPADVRDDRRDPADLYNLVADFRQQAAVPADYSPARAELYNRLQRSGVSNAPQIKGYLERLMKEQPALATDAYVQGYLKATTDAERQKALEARPVSRHDANLLNNALDQLREIKTPEELAHLRRAIRISAVGQQEVMKALKPEMGEMEVQGLHEYVYKRYGAEFEGYPSIVGAGANGCILHYETNDKQQVKNDLLLMDCGAEYHGYTADVTRTIPPSGKFSPEQKQIYELVLAAQEAGFAECKPGNAFGAPGKAAQEVITAGLLKLGIITKPEDVRRYFPHGTSHYLGLDVHDRGSYGPLRAGNVITVEPGIYIPEGSPCDKKWWNIGVRIEDDVLLTSSGYENLSKEAPRTVAEIEKMMAKSSVLEDFKLPVLK is encoded by the coding sequence GTGCTTCCAGCCAAACTTCTTCGCCTGGGACAGCTCGCGCTGCTCTCGGGTTTGTTGGCCGCCCCTGTGGCTGCCACCTTTGCCCAGCGCGCCGCCGGTCTTGACCGGCCGGCCGATTTTCTGGACCCCGCATTTCACCGGCAACGGAGAGAGCTACTGCGTCAACAGATGCCGGCTCGCTCCGTTGCCGTTTTGTTTGCGGCCCCTGTGCGCAACCGCGCCAACGACGTTAACTTCCTCTATCATCAGGACCCGGATTTCTTTTACCTGACCGGCTACGATGAGCCCGATGCCGTGCTGGTACTCTTCAAGGAGCCGCAAACCATCAATGGGCAGGCCGGCGTTACGGAGGCGCTGTTTGTGCAGCCCCGCGACCCGCAGGCCGAGCAATGGACGGGCCGCCGCCTGGGCAGCGCCGGCGCCAAAGACCAGCTGAAGCTCCAGTATACCGCCGAGAACAAGGCCTTTGCCGGGGCCGGTATCCGCTGGGCCGATTTTGGGCAGGTGCTTTTCACCAATCTGCCTGCCGATGTGCGGGATGACCGCCGCGACCCCGCCGACCTCTACAACCTGGTAGCCGACTTCCGGCAGCAGGCCGCCGTGCCCGCCGACTACAGTCCGGCCCGCGCCGAGCTTTACAACCGGCTGCAGCGCTCCGGGGTAAGCAACGCCCCGCAGATCAAAGGCTACTTGGAGCGGCTGATGAAAGAGCAGCCTGCCCTGGCTACCGACGCCTACGTGCAGGGGTATTTGAAAGCCACTACCGATGCTGAGCGTCAGAAAGCGTTGGAAGCCCGGCCCGTGAGCCGGCACGACGCTAACCTGCTCAACAATGCCCTGGACCAGCTGCGCGAAATCAAGACCCCGGAGGAACTGGCCCACCTGCGCCGGGCCATCCGCATCAGCGCCGTAGGCCAGCAGGAAGTGATGAAAGCCTTGAAGCCGGAAATGGGCGAAATGGAAGTGCAAGGCCTGCACGAATACGTCTACAAGCGGTACGGCGCCGAGTTTGAAGGCTACCCCAGCATTGTGGGGGCCGGCGCCAATGGCTGCATTCTGCACTACGAAACCAACGACAAGCAGCAGGTGAAAAACGACCTGCTGCTGATGGACTGCGGCGCCGAATACCACGGCTATACCGCCGATGTAACACGCACTATTCCGCCCAGCGGCAAGTTCAGCCCCGAGCAAAAGCAAATTTATGAGCTGGTGCTGGCCGCCCAGGAAGCCGGTTTTGCGGAGTGTAAGCCCGGCAATGCCTTCGGTGCCCCGGGCAAGGCCGCGCAGGAGGTTATTACGGCTGGTTTGCTGAAGCTGGGCATTATCACCAAGCCCGAAGACGTGCGCCGATATTTCCCCCACGGCACCTCCCACTACCTGGGTCTGGACGTGCACGACCGGGGCTCCTACGGCCCCCTGCGCGCCGGCAATGTTATTACGGTGGAGCCCGGTATCTATATCCCGGAAGGCAGCCCCTGCGACAAAAAGTGGTGGAACATTGGCGTTCGTATTGAGGATGATGTGCTCCTGACCAGTAGCGGCTATGAAAATCTGTCGAAAGAAGCCCCGCGCACCGTGGCGGAAATTGAGAAGATGATGGCCAAGTCCAGTGTGCTGGAGGATTTTAAGCTGCCCGTGCTGAAATAG
- the rpmB gene encoding 50S ribosomal protein L28 codes for MARVCDLTGKRTRVGNNVSHANNKTKRKFYPNLQKKRFYIPEEDAWVTLKVATSTIRTINKNGIMSVLKKAKEQGFIVY; via the coding sequence ATGGCCCGAGTTTGTGATCTGACCGGCAAGCGTACCCGCGTAGGCAACAACGTTTCGCACGCCAACAACAAGACCAAGCGCAAGTTCTATCCGAACCTGCAGAAGAAGCGCTTCTACATCCCCGAAGAGGATGCTTGGGTTACTTTGAAAGTAGCAACCAGCACTATCCGCACTATCAACAAGAACGGCATTATGTCGGTCCTGAAGAAGGCGAAAGAGCAGGGCTTCATCGTTTACTAG
- a CDS encoding DUF5522 domain-containing protein, translating into MAAPTAPQPLQPGDYYFTPQGYLVFTEQYHLRRGTCCGSGCRHCPWKAGGSAKKPSSGPKQS; encoded by the coding sequence ATGGCCGCGCCAACCGCCCCACAGCCCCTGCAGCCCGGCGACTATTACTTCACGCCCCAGGGCTACCTGGTCTTCACGGAGCAGTATCACTTGCGGCGCGGCACCTGCTGCGGCAGCGGCTGCCGGCACTGCCCCTGGAAGGCGGGCGGCAGCGCCAAGAAGCCCTCCAGCGGCCCAAAACAGAGCTAA
- a CDS encoding RidA family protein has protein sequence METLHHPDAPQAIGPYAQAIVSNGLVFCSGQTPVVPATMRIEATTIEEQTRQALHNLATVLASKGLSLQNVVKTTVFLKNFADFPRMNATYAEVFGEHRPARSTVEVSRLPLDALVEIECIAELAANS, from the coding sequence ATGGAAACCCTGCATCACCCCGACGCGCCCCAGGCCATTGGTCCCTATGCGCAAGCCATCGTCAGCAATGGCCTGGTATTCTGCTCCGGCCAAACGCCGGTGGTACCCGCCACCATGCGCATTGAGGCTACTACTATTGAGGAGCAGACCCGCCAGGCCCTGCACAACCTCGCCACGGTACTCGCCAGCAAAGGCCTCAGTCTGCAGAACGTGGTAAAAACCACCGTCTTTCTGAAAAACTTCGCCGACTTTCCCCGCATGAATGCCACCTACGCGGAGGTATTTGGCGAGCACCGCCCGGCCCGCAGTACCGTGGAAGTATCCCGACTGCCCCTGGATGCGCTGGTGGAAATTGAGTGCATTGCCGAGCTGGCTGCCAACTCCTAA
- a CDS encoding DUF2314 domain-containing protein: MRVCSPSSLVLGALAAALLVFAAPAQAQKAPTKSPTDMPARLVGTELAAIVHDVDATLAQPIRQARQKLSSVKKRYAAGLPAGQTLYLTTRIFDSDGQFEQVFVRVSSWQDKIVTGTLANKLEAVHEYQPNQSITFPEQAVLDWTITAADGQEEGNYVGKFIDRLQSKGKE, encoded by the coding sequence ATGCGCGTATGTTCTCCTTCTTCTCTAGTACTCGGGGCGCTGGCCGCAGCCCTGCTGGTTTTCGCGGCGCCGGCCCAGGCCCAAAAAGCACCGACGAAGTCACCTACCGATATGCCCGCCCGACTGGTGGGCACAGAGCTGGCCGCCATTGTGCATGATGTGGATGCTACCCTGGCCCAGCCCATCCGCCAGGCGCGGCAAAAGCTGTCCTCCGTGAAAAAGCGGTATGCTGCCGGGCTGCCCGCAGGCCAGACGCTCTACCTCACCACGCGCATTTTCGACTCCGACGGGCAGTTTGAGCAGGTTTTCGTGCGCGTCAGCAGCTGGCAGGACAAAATAGTAACCGGCACGCTGGCCAACAAGCTGGAAGCCGTGCACGAGTATCAGCCTAACCAGTCTATTACCTTCCCCGAGCAAGCCGTGCTCGACTGGACCATTACCGCCGCTGATGGACAGGAAGAAGGCAACTACGTGGGCAAGTTCATTGACCGCCTGCAAAGCAAAGGCAAGGAATAA
- the rocD gene encoding ornithine--oxo-acid transaminase, producing METTSPTATQTRSQQLMALEDQYGAHNYHPLPVVLNRGEGVHLWDVEGKHYYDFLSAYSAVNQGHCHPRIIGAMTEQAQKLTLTSRAFFNDQLGAAEKQLCELFNYDKALLMNSGAEAVETALKLARKWGYQEKGIAPNMARIIVAEHNFHGRTTGIISFSTDPDSTGGFGPYTPGYQVVPYDDLEALEEAVRDPHVCAFLVEPIQGEAGVMVPSDGYLAKAHEICKAHNVLFIADEIQTGLGRTGELLATCYEGVHADILVLGKALSGGAMPVSAVLARNEIMLTIQPGQHGSTFGGNPLACAVMRAALDVLLDEKLTENARAMGEVFRERMRRVQAKRPEVVELVRGKGLLNAVVIKPHADGRTAWDVCVTLMERGVLAKPTHGDIIRFAPPLVINEEQLHEACDIIEQTILEF from the coding sequence ATGGAAACCACCTCCCCTACCGCCACCCAGACCCGCAGCCAGCAGCTGATGGCCCTCGAAGACCAGTATGGCGCCCATAACTACCACCCGCTGCCCGTGGTGCTCAACCGGGGCGAGGGCGTGCACCTGTGGGATGTGGAAGGCAAGCACTATTACGATTTCCTATCCGCTTATTCCGCTGTAAACCAGGGCCATTGCCACCCGCGCATCATCGGGGCCATGACGGAGCAGGCCCAGAAGCTCACGCTCACCTCCCGCGCCTTCTTCAACGACCAGTTGGGCGCCGCCGAAAAGCAGCTTTGCGAGCTATTCAACTACGATAAGGCGCTGCTAATGAACTCCGGCGCCGAGGCCGTGGAAACCGCCCTGAAGCTGGCCCGCAAGTGGGGCTACCAGGAAAAAGGCATTGCGCCCAACATGGCCCGCATCATTGTGGCCGAGCATAACTTCCACGGCCGCACCACCGGCATCATCTCCTTCAGCACCGACCCCGACAGCACCGGCGGCTTCGGCCCCTACACGCCCGGCTACCAGGTAGTGCCCTATGATGATCTGGAAGCGCTGGAGGAAGCCGTGCGGGACCCGCACGTGTGCGCTTTCCTGGTAGAGCCCATTCAGGGCGAAGCCGGCGTGATGGTACCATCCGATGGTTACCTGGCCAAGGCGCACGAAATCTGCAAAGCCCACAACGTGCTATTTATTGCCGATGAGATTCAGACCGGCCTGGGCCGCACCGGCGAGCTGCTGGCCACCTGCTACGAAGGCGTGCACGCCGATATTCTGGTGCTGGGCAAAGCCCTGAGCGGCGGGGCCATGCCCGTGTCGGCGGTGCTGGCGCGCAATGAGATTATGCTCACCATTCAGCCCGGGCAGCACGGCTCCACGTTTGGCGGCAACCCGCTGGCCTGCGCCGTAATGCGCGCCGCCCTGGATGTGCTGCTGGATGAAAAACTGACCGAAAACGCCCGCGCCATGGGCGAGGTATTCCGGGAGCGGATGCGCCGCGTGCAGGCTAAGCGCCCCGAGGTAGTGGAGCTGGTGCGCGGCAAAGGCCTGCTGAATGCCGTAGTCATCAAGCCCCACGCCGACGGCCGCACCGCCTGGGACGTGTGCGTGACCCTGATGGAGCGCGGCGTGCTGGCCAAGCCCACCCACGGCGACATCATCCGCTTCGCGCCGCCGCTGGTTATCAACGAAGAGCAGCTGCACGAAGCCTGCGACATCATTGAGCAGACTATTCTGGAGTTTTAA
- the hemB gene encoding porphobilinogen synthase, translated as MPILPSHRPRRNRKSEVIRNMVQETNLAVQDFIYPVFLIEGQNQQIEIHSMPGIYRHSADRLIDEIGKCVELGIKSFAPFPGINDALKDRLARESANPEGLYLKTIADIKRQFPDVVLMTDVAMDPYSSDGHDGVVDPESGEILNDASLEVLGQMALAQARAGADIIGPSDMMDGRVAWIREVLDSNAFTNVSIMSYTAKYASAFYGPFRDALDSAPKKGDKKTYQMNPANRREALRELALDEQEGVDMVMIKPALSYLDVIREVRDHTQLPVTAYNVSGEYAMIKAAAQQGWLDGERTMMEVLLSIKRAGADAILTYFAKEAAQVLRRG; from the coding sequence ATGCCTATTCTTCCCTCGCACCGTCCGCGGCGCAACCGTAAGTCCGAAGTTATCCGCAATATGGTCCAGGAGACCAACCTGGCGGTGCAGGATTTCATTTACCCGGTCTTTCTGATTGAAGGCCAGAATCAGCAGATTGAAATTCATTCCATGCCGGGTATCTACCGGCACTCCGCCGACCGGCTTATCGACGAAATTGGGAAGTGCGTAGAGCTGGGCATCAAGTCCTTCGCCCCATTCCCCGGTATCAACGATGCGCTGAAAGACCGGCTGGCCCGTGAATCAGCTAACCCCGAAGGCCTCTACCTGAAAACCATAGCTGACATTAAGCGCCAGTTCCCGGATGTGGTGCTGATGACCGACGTGGCCATGGACCCCTACTCTTCCGATGGCCACGACGGCGTGGTAGACCCCGAGTCGGGGGAGATTTTGAACGATGCTTCTCTGGAAGTGCTGGGCCAGATGGCCCTGGCGCAGGCCCGCGCCGGCGCTGATATCATCGGCCCCTCGGATATGATGGATGGCCGCGTGGCCTGGATTCGGGAGGTGCTCGACAGCAATGCCTTCACCAACGTGAGCATCATGAGCTACACGGCCAAGTACGCTTCCGCTTTCTACGGCCCCTTCCGCGACGCGCTGGACTCAGCCCCGAAAAAAGGCGACAAAAAAACCTACCAGATGAACCCCGCCAACCGCCGCGAGGCCCTGCGCGAGCTGGCCCTGGACGAGCAGGAAGGCGTCGATATGGTGATGATTAAGCCCGCCTTGAGCTACCTGGACGTGATTCGGGAAGTGCGCGACCATACGCAGCTGCCGGTTACGGCCTACAACGTATCGGGCGAGTACGCCATGATTAAAGCCGCCGCCCAGCAGGGCTGGCTGGATGGTGAGCGAACCATGATGGAGGTGCTGCTGAGCATTAAGCGCGCTGGCGCCGACGCCATCCTCACCTACTTCGCCAAAGAAGCCGCCCAGGTACTGCGCCGGGGCTAA
- a CDS encoding phosphatase PAP2 family protein — protein sequence MTFWFLWFYQHTPNRIYVRQMLLATLVGGLLAMFVARVLVHVLPFRVRPLYNKELKFVNPIADWRSKTSSSFNDVNSMPSDTATLVLALSTGILLINRRIGLLVLGYVVLFVCLPRIYIGVHNPTDILAGGLIGASCVWLTTRPYVLNRLFAPILTLGKQYPSIFYVGLFVITYQVGAMFEEVRQIAVFLFGTH from the coding sequence ATGACGTTCTGGTTTCTCTGGTTTTATCAGCACACGCCCAACCGGATATATGTGCGGCAAATGCTGCTGGCCACGCTGGTGGGCGGTTTGCTGGCCATGTTTGTGGCGCGGGTGCTGGTGCACGTGCTGCCCTTCCGGGTGCGGCCCTTGTATAACAAGGAGCTGAAATTTGTAAACCCCATTGCCGACTGGCGCAGCAAAACCTCCTCCTCCTTCAACGATGTAAACTCCATGCCCAGCGACACGGCCACGCTGGTACTGGCCCTTTCCACCGGCATTCTGCTGATTAATCGGCGCATTGGCTTGCTGGTACTGGGCTACGTGGTGCTGTTCGTGTGCCTGCCCCGCATCTATATTGGCGTGCACAACCCCACCGATATCCTGGCGGGTGGTCTTATCGGGGCATCGTGTGTCTGGCTCACTACGCGCCCTTATGTGCTCAATAGGCTATTTGCGCCCATTCTCACCCTGGGCAAGCAGTATCCCAGTATATTCTACGTCGGTTTGTTCGTCATCACCTACCAGGTAGGCGCCATGTTTGAAGAGGTCCGGCAGATTGCCGTTTTCCTCTTTGGCACCCATTAA